The window CACCTGCTCATCGGCGACGTCCGCGATATCGCCCCACCCGATCCCTGCAGCGTCAGCGGCCTCGAACACCGCCCTCACGGACTTGCGGGACATGCCCTGCGAGGACGAAATCGCTCGCCCCGACAGACCTTCTGCGCGCAGCTGGAGCACCAGCTTCGCCCTGATCTTCCGTACCATTCCAGATTGCTCCTTCCGCCGCGTGCCCTATACACACGGCGGAAGGAGCGTAGACAGAGCGGCCCCAACGACACCACTGGTGGTCCCGAACGACGCCACCGCTACGGCAGCGACGTGGCACCCGAACCCTCGATCAGCGGACCCCAGCGAGGCGAATATTCAAGCACCGCTCCCCGGCTGTGGACTCGGGGGTCTACGGCGACTCCGCGGCCATGCTGTGCGCGGACTGCTCCCAGCACCTCTCCTACGGGGAGGCGCGGCGAGTGTTCTGCGCGCTGGACCCTAAGCCGTTCTGCGCGCACTGCGAGGTGCACTGCTTCAAGGCCGAGGAGCGCGCCTGGAACCGCCAGATGATGCGCTACGCGGG is drawn from Brachybacterium muris and contains these coding sequences:
- a CDS encoding nitrous oxide-stimulated promoter family protein, translated to MDSGVYGDSAAMLCADCSQHLSYGEARRVFCALDPKPFCAHCEVHCFKAEERAWNRQMMRYAGPRSLTRGFARQGARHFAGSVRTRIRRLRNRT